Part of the Nicotiana sylvestris chromosome 5, ASM39365v2, whole genome shotgun sequence genome is shown below.
GAAAATGTTAAGTCCCAGACCTTTCATGGGGTGCTTTGTATAAACAACTTTTGGTTcgtgactaagttcatacttagtctatactttttaatattaagaagttttcgttgttgttcgaacttctgttttgtttattcttgcctttatttttaaggacttactgaataacttgcatttttatttttcaaaaatgcttcttttttttaaaacttcatgaatacttgaattaatcatgaattttataaaatagggcccttttatattcgacacttaatgaagaagacgtctcaacttcataatggtgttaatgtatgataaaagaaataggaatacacattgTTTTTTGGGAATAACttcgacaagtttttatttgaactttgtcaagttttaaataacactttacatgtatttaaattacttctataactttctcgtaactgttttctttataacagatttcaaaaaagaaaatgaacacaAGGTTTTTActtataacccgtttcagtacaaTATGAACACAAAGTTTTTActtataacccgtttcagtacattgcctttaccctaactatgataaggtatttctttggccttagctcgtgacttttctctgcacttgactcattcAATGAGTAAACTTCTCAGGGTTGAACTTTGATTATTTCCCAATCTTCTTtaccttctttatacacatgtctatgtatattatatagtcccccaagtgtttgagctttgaagtataaagtctcgagcacttgattgttcctctcatttggtcctttccccGAAAAGGAAAAACTCAcaggactcggaggtgcgattatagatgaagactgcttaacccgtatgaatttctatcagaatagttgtagCCCTAGATCGGAAATTTTAATTTATCCTATGTGCCTTGCAGATCGTGATTCATTATTTAGCACAGgatagctttttgcctatcatctaaaatcattagtaaaattttaacaattcaaaaataaattttaaaatatggatatttgaccgtgggtattccttaaaaatagtatctcttcaggtgaacgacattccaatgtgaaggtagtatcttgccatccatcgTTTCCAGCACGTATGCTCCTTTCCTTGCGATACCATGAatcctgtagggtccttcccaagTTGGACTTAATTTTCCCTCAATGGCCGCCTTCGtagattgaaaaaaaaattgagcacgaagtccccaatcttgaagtatcttagGCGCGTTTTTCGATTGTAGTATCATTCCATGACCTTCTTTTGtactgccattcttattaatgcagcttccctttttccttcaagtagatCAAGGTTTATGCGCATTTCTTCATCATTGGATTCTTCTGACGCTTGTGTAAACCTCGTGcttggctctcctatctcaactggaattaaggcttccgctctATACACCATGAGAATGGTGTTTCTCACGTACTTGCTTTTGCTATCGTgtggtatgcccataaaacaccaggtagcaACTATGtccaattacctttggattcctccaaacgcttctttaaattattgataatgactttatttgtcGACTCGTACCTTTTTTCGAAGCGCATGAGCTTTTTTCTTGTCTtcagggacggtaccatactgcaaaaaagcaataacctcgttcctccaatcctaagttaagttattaaaatttatctcatttttgtctggatcgaggactgaatgaaacaaatgaattacgGAAGCATTTTTATTGCTTGCCACGTctgccgcagatgcgagattggCTAGGGCATCTACCTCGACATTTTCATCTCTTGGTATCTGCGTGACcttccaggtttgaaattgccTAATCAAATCTCGTACCTTCTCTAAATATTGTTGCATTTGTGCTTCCCTGGCAGTATAAGTCTCCAACATTTGGTTAACTACAAGCtgcgaatcgcttttgattacaATCTGATTAATGCTGATTTCCCGTGttagttctaaacctgcaatcacatcTTCATACTCTAcatcattgttagttatagaatgacatttaatgTCTTGTCGAATGgcttcacccgtaggtggtaccaaaataATTCCTAAGCCTGCTCCCTtcacattagatgaaccatcataAATAAGGTCAAAATTCCTGGATTAGATTtgttgaacacctgtaattctttttctgcttctagttgcattccttggctaaaatcagccacaaaaTCTGCTAATACCTGAGATTTTATCGCGTTTCTAAGCTGGTAtgtgatgtcatattcacttaattctatagcccatttggctaacctacctgacaactcatgcttgtgtaatatattacgtaatggataagcagttactacaacaatagggtgacattgaaaataaggccttagttttctagatgtcatgattaatgcaagtgcaagcttttctaattgaggataccaCGTCTCCGCATCTAATAATGATTTGTtgacataataaattggagattgtttaccttggtcttcacgaACTAACACAGTACTTACCACTACTTCGGAGACAACAAGATAGATGAGCAATCTTTCCCCAACCTTGGGTTTTGCGAGCAATGGCGGATTTGATAGGTATGTCTTTAAATTTTtgagtgcctgttgacattcctcagtccattcgaactgatcttgctttttaagagctgacaagaatttaaagcacttttctgatgatttggaaataaatctccccaaggctgcaattcttcctgtcaacctctgcatttcttttttacttgtaagcatgttagggatttcttcaatggctttaatctgtgcggtatttacttcaataccatggttagaaacaagaaaacccaaaaacttacctgatgcaacaccgAATGAACATTTCTCAGGATTTAATTTCATGTTGAATTTTCGCAAGATCTGAAACGTATCAGATAAGTGTGATATATGATCCCCTGAATGTTGAATtttaacgagcatatcgtctatatagacCTCCATAATTTTTcccaaatgttcttgaaacattttggtcactagtctttgatatgttgcaccagcatttttgagaccaaaaggcattactttataatagtaagtccccctgtctgttataaatgaagttttttcttcatctgtaGGATTCATTTTGATCTGGTTGTATCctgaatacgcatctaaaaagcttaacaacTTATgacctgcagtagcatcaatcaattgatctatatgtggtaatggaaaagaatctttaggccAAACTttgttaaggtctgtgtaatctacacaaactcgtcATTTACCATTCTTTTTCGGTACCACAACAGTATTGgataaccaattaggatactttacctcacggataGACCCAATTTTCAGTAATtattggacctcatcttgaatcacctgatttttgaaagttccttgctttctcttcttttatttgacaggtggatatgatgggtcttcatttaatttgtgagtcattacctccggtggtattcctgtcatatcagaatGGGACTAAGTaaaacaatccacgttagttttcaaaaattcaatcaacttacctttcatgtcttggcttagattggcccctacgtagactttcctttcaggtCATTGTGTAAATAACTCTTcagcctccagttcttcaatcgttgttttgatattttagtTTTTCTCTGGTTCCTGAATGGAATCGGGTCTTGAGTCCACATCTgttcgcccttgttcagttgaggcttGTGTTGTGGTGTCCTCAATTGGATTCTGTAACTgctatttttcttcatttctcGTACTTGAACCTACTACGAAGTTGATGCTCCTGGATGCTTGTTGATCCCCATGGATTTGActtattccccatggtgatggaaatttaataacttgatgtaaggtAGACGGAACAACATCcatctcgtggatccatggtctcccaagaatcatattgtaagccacctccatctctaccacctgaaactttgtatctttgacaacttCTTCTACGAATGTAGTAAGTATTACCTCCCCTTTCGTCACAACACTGGAATTGTCGAATCCAGAcaaagtatgcgcctttggtattaatttatttTCAGCTTGCATCTCATGTAGTACTCTTAGcagaataatgttcacggaactacccggatcaatcaaaactcgtttcacattagtttcatgtacaagtaaagatattatcAGTGCATCGTTATGTGAAGTTAATACGTCATCCGCATCTGTatcatcaaatgtaatacttTCTTCCTTTAAGACATGTCGAACCCGTTTCCCATGGGTAATTGTGACCTTTGAAACTTTATTGGCTGCTATGTACGTCACACCATTGATTTCTTCACCTCTACTTATAACATTAACGGTTCTTTTGGGAGAAAGGTGGTTTAGGgggctcctgcctattcttcatatatgcttgcttacctttcttaCTGAATAATTCGGTGAGATACCCTTGCTTTAATAGATGATCAACTTCACCTTGTAGCAACCTACAGTCTGCCGTTTATGATCATGAtcattgtgaaattcgcaccagtgatcaggaatgcgcctgtttggattcgatctcatttcttttggccaccgcaccttatcacccatgcttcttaaaacagctacgagctcgtaAGTGTTTACATTAAATTATAACCTCCAAATCTTGCCTTCAAGTTTCTATCATCATCCTGCGACTCTCGCGTGTTTCGATCATTCCCAAATCTTGATGATGAGCCCGACTCTCTATTCCTCGATCTATGATCGTACCGTGAATTGTCCTGTTTTGATCGTGAATCTTTTCCCGTTGGGCCCATATATGGTTCGTATCTATTTTTAACGGACCTTTTTTTGGTTTCCGCCCGTCTCGAACTCGCCTTTTCCTCTTTTTGAGACCGTGAGataatatcttcttctatccttagcttcgtgctatacctgttgtaaacgtcattccacgttgttgctgggaattcacgaagactttTCTTGAGTTGCCTCGTGGCTTCTAAGctcttttcattcaaattactagtgaaggctatagctgcccaattgtCTGGTACACGAGGTAACGTCATTCTTTCACACTAAAACCTATCCACAAACTCTCTAAGCAACTCTGAGTCCCAttccttttttcgattttttgagCTCCTTaatgtgctttgataaatgaatctgcaagctcaggaaaagaatttatggaattttcaggtaaaagagaataccatgttaatgctcccttagtgAGTCTTTCACTGaattttttgaccaatactgattcaatttcttgtttggtcaagtcgttgccttttaagcctgttgtgaatgcagtcacatggtctcgtggatcagttgttccatcgtattttggaatatcgggcattttgaatttctttggaattgggaagggagcagcacttggcttccaagattgctgtgaatatttatccatatctatccctttgattacgggCGGTAATctaggtatttgctctatgcggtcactttgctccttgagctgtttctgcaatgttagcactaaattttgtaaatcagaattaacgaAGTTACCTGGTTCTCCGTCTCGTGACTCGCTAGGGATTCCACCACTGCCTGAATTAGCAAGCCCAgaacgagggttctccaaagtgttgttatttggagttggtGTTGGTGGTGCAACAGGTAACTGGCTGACAAAGGCAtcaagagctttattgacctgttgagcgattagcttttgcaaagcttcattgATAACTTCATCGTTTTCAAATTGAGCATTTGCATTTGaatgagatccatcaggagtgcCTTCTCGAGACCACCGAGGGGAGCTTTGTGGAGAAGGGATCGGGGTGCGATCATCCTGTGGATTCCCCTGGAGTTGATGGTTTCCCTGGTTTCCTTGGGTGTTGTCATTAATGTTTGACATGGTTGATGCAACATAAAAGGTTAGGCTAAGAaagaatagattatcagattcccggtaacggaaccaatttgtttaaccaaaaagtaaaattttggtcaaagctttattttagaagaactcgggttagatgataatcaatatataaaatgaataaaagaaattgGCTTCGATAATAATAAGATGAACataagcaaacaaagtaattcagTATTTTTCAGTGATCTTTTGTGTGTCTACAAATGATCAGTCTTCTCCTTTTTATAGTTATTTCTAAGATATatgttttgcctttgtcataataacaATTAAAGGCATTTAATGCTACGTTACAATGGTAATCATTGTAAttcaatacagattctctaacgttttcagtatttaatgcttattaaatactgtatctgtactctcttgtactgtcagattcattctccttaatttttggatttaaataggtacgagcgtCGAGTCTTTTGAATATCTGCTCGTGTCTCTGCTtgtgcctctgctcgtatctgttgcgaCTCGTACCTCTTTGCTAATCATCATTCTTTGACCAGCCTTcctgtcatgacacgtcatctttcaatcacttcaatatatataaactcaatttttccaatACACtaatttttaccgtatacaaaatattatttcaaaaatatttatatataatcTAGATAAATATTATGAAGGTGGGGTGAGTTGGGCCGGAGGAGGGGCCAATGGGGGGTTCGGGCGGGGGAAGATCGAGGGTCGAGGTCAAGCGTCGGGGGTTGTGGGTGGGCCATGGTGTGCAGGTACCTGGGCGGGGATGGGAGGGGTGGTTGGCTGGGGACTGGGGCAATGGATTAGGAGCTGGTGGTTGGGGTGGGGAGTGTTGAAAGAgagttttaaaaattaatttaagtATATAATTTTAACTCTTATCAGAACTAGAGATTAGCAAATTAACTTCTGTATTGACAGGACTAGAAAAGTTCATTTATCTGACAGATGACGTGCGAAAATTATTATTTATGGATTTTGAATCATATATTCTTTTAGTTTGTtgaatatttttatttaattataccATGCATTAGAATTTCCTGGGAAAGCTAGACCTGCACGTCCTATTCGTTTGGTCCAAGATAAGTTTATCTCAACATTAAATTGCACGGGGCGCTCTATTTAGTTACttcatttaacctatacctataTTTTTAAAACTAGTTTCAAGGTACGCGCAAAGCGCGTGTACCTCATATCACTAATATaactttaaaaaattatatacatatattaaagTTTGTATATATTAAGTGAAAATTCGATAGTATTTTTAGAATTTGAAGTTGAGTTGAAGATAATAACTATAAATATTGGGAGAAGATATATTTAATAATAGTAAGTAGTATTTGTATTTGTATATAACCAAAGAATGAAACATACTTTTTCACAAAAAGTGTTTctctatatttttctttttttattattactaagatCATTAACTTATATTAATAATTAGTTTTAATTCTATGATCCATTTATAAATCTACAATTGTGAATAAGAAAAATCAAAGGAGTAACAACTGATATTATACAAGATATTTAATATAGAACTTCTATAAATCAAAGAAGGATTTAACGTATAAAATTTAGTTGATTTAAAACTTTCAGTCTTTGAGCACAATTTTTTTAAAAGTGACATACtattaaaaatcattaaaatatatttcagttataaaataaaattcaatATTAAACATGTAagtttttgaaaatgataaatttgaTAGCAAGCTTAGACTGTTAAATAAAATCGTGACATAATATAAAGGCAAAGAATTTAcagtaaaataaagtgaaaataTGATAGGTACTCAAAATCAGTTGAAAAAAATATTCATTAAAAGGCTAGGAGTAATAGATAATACATGAGTAATAGATGAAACATACTTTTATCTTTAATATACACTCAATGTTAATTACTATTATTTGTTAGGTACGTATTCCACGTAAAAGCCTTTACATAAGATTTTTGATCAACTTATTCTTAGTTATCATGGATTTATGGTAACGATACTCCaaaaaataaagtaagaaaaatttATTGGACCTATAATAAATTAGATCAAtgttaattttaatttgattctTTCAACTCTTTAGTTACCATTCAATTCCACATCATAAAAAAGTATAGGTTAACGAAAGCTTCTAGTGAGGCTTTATatattagttaattaattatgtttatcTTATAGCCCTATAaggtaaaattttaattaatatttaagtTCTAAATATTTAGATTTCCTACATAGTAGTGCAAAAGGCCTAAAAAGGTAATTATTTAATGCAAGATTTTAGTTGATtataaaatcttaaatattagaatatttaaatgactattttgcctGATGTGAAATCtgtttttaaagggtaaaaaaggcgaacaacATTTCACTAAAGACCtccgtgcttttaatataatatagataaattaTTTAACCTATACCCTAATTTAACAACTTCAGACGTCTCTTCTTCCTCCTGACCTATGCGTTCCTTTCTTCCTCCTTTTCTTTTCTGATGAGTTCCCCAGATTAGGATCTCAAGTTTAACCATTGTATGTCACCACCAGAAATTCTAAGACCATTATAGATGAGGTTACAGTCTTTCTAAAATATTTCAATCAACAAACTAGAAGGACTTTCAGTTTCTGACCAGTACACTTGTTTCGACGATTTACTCTTTTTTAGTGCTTCCTGTGTTAAACCTAAAATGCTTATGAACAGCAATCAAACTGACAAGTGAAAATCTGAAGTTGCATAACTTCATAAATGTGTAAAAAGTAAACTGAAGTGCaaaatctgtaaaaaaaaatattgagTTGAGGTTTGCCCTTGCTATGAACTTCAGACATACACAATTGAACTGAAGTTTGTCCTTGTTATGAACTGAAGTTTGCCTGATTGCCAATTGAAACATAAATATtctatttgtatttaactaaaatagtcaaatatagaataaagtcaccatatactattgacatttattagcttgtcacttggcttaactaaaaaatcaattatatatggtaacttccttgctttaatatatatatatatatatatatatatactcagaGACGTCcgaattttataacaaaatagtCCTTCGAATTCTTTCATAAACTGGTTAAAAGGGCTACCCCGACAAAATAATAAAAGGATTTGATAATATCAAGCCTCGAAAACTCTAAAGAGTACAAAGTTGTTCGAACTCTCAAACAGTTCCTTATTTCATGCTAAAACATTACAACCTTTGTGAACACAAATGATAAACAGGCAAAAAAAAATCTCAAGTTCAAACTTCAGACATACACAATCTCTTGCTACGAACTGAAGTTTGTCTGATTGTCTTTGCAAGTCAAGCCAAACTTCAGGCAAAAATATCTGAAGTTTTGCTTTGATAAGGCTACACTCCAAGCAAAAAATTCTAAAGTTCAAACTTCAGACATACAAAATTGAACTGAAGTTTGCCCTTACTTATGAACTAAAGTTTGTGTGATTGCCTTTGCAAGTCAGGTCAAACTTGAGGCAAAAATATATGAAGTTTTGCTTTGATAAGGCTACACTTGAGGCGAAAattttttgctacttcaggcccgtataTTTGAAGTTACCCGAAAATTGGGTACGCTTGCAATATTTTTTGCAAAGTGGACATAAGTTAAATGGTGATCCAAAAACTGGGTATAGATACAAATGCCCCTAATTCTACCTCGTATATTGGACAGATAATCCTAAGACTTTGATATAAATTTTATCCGGGTTTTAGTTTAATATTCACAACCAAAAACCATATAAATTTAGTCCCAAATTTTATACTAGAATAACCCCATCCCCATCCCcatccccacccccacccccaaccCCCACACACCCCCTCTTATCTaaggggtaaacatacccaaaagctcatatatatatatatatatatatatatatatatatatatatatatatatatatatatatatatatatatatatataaaaattttgaTGGTGATAGCCATCGTTACATTGGATCTGGCGAATATATACAGGTGAGCATGAATTCCATATCCCCCTTTTTCGAATATGCATCTTCAAAAGCGGAGCTAAACTTTAAAGTTTAATAATTCTGAACTTGGCGTCAAACTCACAGCAGGATTTAAAGTTTAATAATTCTGAACTTGGCTTCAAACTCATAGCATGATTTAGTTATTGGGTTTGcaattttatatataaatttaatAAAATTCCTAATACAAATACAAGATCTGAACAGAAGTTATTGAATTCGTCGGACATTATGTTCCCTTGTCTTCCCTCTGTTCCCTTGTCTTCCCTTAGAGGAGAGGGATGGAACTACTAAGGAGTTTATGCGGAGCAGGTTAAAGCTCGGCAGAGGGACCGAGAATAGAATGTCTTTTCCAAATTAGAAAattttatttacttatttatttatttttgtggaATATTATCACATGAAGGCACAGTAGTTTTCATCTCTTAATGAGTAAAAATGTGGTAACTCACTTGTTACTCACTTTTCATCTCATCTGAATATGTACGTAATATAAAAAGATTTTGTGTCCATGTgtaaacaacatcaataacaacaacccagtaaaatctcacaagtGAGATCTGGGGAGGTAGTATGTACGCAGCCCTTACCcttaccccgaaggagtagaaaggctgtttccggaagaccctcggttcaagataataagaaaaacaaaaaggagagACTATTAGTTTCACACAATGGAAACACATACAATGAATTTACTCCTTACATACAAACCACAGTTTTTTGTAATGTAGGCATTTTTGTTAAGCATAACATGTAGTACAAAGGTTTATTCTTCAACTTATACATACAAACATAGAAACAAGAGAAAAAAAACTTAGTACTCTATAGAAGTTCTTAATACTCCAATCACTTCCTCTATCCCATCTCCCAGTAACAATATTACCATCTGAAAGCTGTTTTGCCTCTAAATTTGGTAGTCAAACTCAACCAACATAGACAAAACTATGCATTTTTATGGGAAATTCAACAAAGAACTCTATGCAATCCATCAATACCGACTACCAGGCTAAAACCTTGTCGATAGTCGAACTCAATTTGATAGTCATACTCAACCAATACAATATGAGATGTATAAGTAACATGATAAGAAACAATCAATCAGTAGAAATAAATTGGCATCATAAGCAATGCAATTTACAACCAGTTTCAGAGAAGATCAATTTAAGTAAGATCATCTTCCTCTAGCTCCTTCGCCTTCAATGCTTCCTTCACTCTGAGAAGAAGTGTTGTCCGCAAAGCATCCTGTTAAGTGAAGAAAAATGACAACAGAGACGGCATAAGTATTGCGATGAACAACGAAAAAGAAAGCATACCAAAATGTGTTAAGGTTGATTGAACCAACCAAGTAAGAAATTCCCATTTTGCTTAAATAACTGAAATATGAAAACTACCAGTAGAAAGTATACATTCTGAAATATCCAGATAAACAAAAGGATTCTTTCTTTAATTTAGTTGCTTGGGACTGGCAGTATAAAATAGAAGTGTTTTAAAGGAACTGCCAAAGGTGTGGCCAGTTTAACACTTATAGTCATCTACGCATGTCCAGTTCTGCATTTAAGTTTCAATGCCAATATATGTAGAGACGACTGAAGGTTAACTGCAACATCAATTAATCCTGAAATGCATCTACTTCTAGGTCATTTACATAACCTGCACCCCAATCTCATAATGGAGCACAAATGGAGTTCATTACCTTACAAAATgctagagaaaagaaaaacctcCGAGTAACTTTTCTGCTATGTAGAGCAagatttgatgatgatgttcAAGTATTATTAGGGAGTTAGTAGataggaatatatatatatatatatatatatatatatatatatataccagcaGTTGGTAATATCTAAACACTTCTATTTCTTTTTGTAGGCAAAGAAGTGGAGACAACTAAAATATACCAGCTTTGTCATGCTATCATATTCCTTGACAGAACCAGTGAACTTAGCAACATCTTCCTCGTCAATAGCAGCGGCCAAATCCTGTAATTGCAAAAGATATCTCCCAAATTAATTCTATATTATCAAATTCAGGACGTATATAATGATTCTGAGTTCTGAAAGCAATAACTATGCTATCAAGTGAGAGAATACAGTTGCTTTGATGGTTCATCATATTAGTAGCTATTTTGGTTAGAAAGCATTGTGCCTATGTCCCTAAGAAATCATTTCTACAGTCAATTCAATTTCCTCTGACTTTGATAGTTTTctttaatttaatattattacattgATGTTTGTCCAATTTGTCACAAAACCTCGTATACCAATATCGTTAATATCCGCACTTTCATCCATCACATTGGTTTACCCTTACAGAGACAAGACAAATGAATAAATGTGCAAATTTTATGCCTCTCGTAGAAGAGTAATGGAAGATCGGACACATGTCAACCAGCGCATGAAACTCTGTTTTGAGTCCTGGTAATTCATTCCCAAACTACATTTCACCTGTATGCATTAAACACTGTTTTCAAGTTTCAGATTAACCACCTTAAAGCTAACAGTTTATATTTTGGATAAATTCTTGGCAATTCACATATTTGATACGGAATATACTTACTATATCCACAGATAAAGCAAGCAAACTTGTTTAAACGACACGGATAAGAGAGCAAGGCAAAAGAACTCGCATGCTTGAGTTAATACAAGCTAAGGCATACCACTAGCAACTTGCACTCGCGTGTCACTGAAAATGTTGGATCCAGTTCCTGCAAGTCAGGATGCAATCTTTACTTGAACATATCATGTCGAATTGAAATCTTAGAGGCTTGACAAGAAGAACAATGTACCTGATATCGCTCCAATGCATTGTTTATTGCAACAACATCACCTTTACAAAGTTGGCAAATACCAGCATTTAGAAGATGCCCTCTAACTCCGTACTTCAATAAATTGTTGTTGACAGAGTGCCGTGCAATCTCCTCAAAGATCTCAATTGCTCTTTGATATCTAGGTGACAAATGCTAAATGTTATGTTTTCTTTTACAATGCAAAACTTCAGTTATCTTACATATCGAGCAATTAGACATAAACATTAGTTTATTAACATTTATAAGGTGCTCAGCGCTTTTAACATGGCATTTAATACACATTTCTACTCTTAGTTTGGAAGTGATTTCTTTTCCTAATTATTGGCTTTGACTCCTTTTatatcttttcctttttcttcaattGATATAAAAGATATATTGCACCAGTACTCCAAGAGACTAGGATAGAATTCAATTGTGATTCCACAGAGAAGAATGCAAGATATACAGGGAGGCATCAAATCCAGATTACCCAGGAATTGTTCTGAGAGGAATTTCCTCTTGCAGTTTCTAAGTACCTTTTTAACCAGTTTTCTTTGTCTTTAACTGCGTCAATATTTCCATATGCAGCAATGAATTTGCAATTAGACACAATTATTCTTTCTGTAGAAAAACTGTATTACTAATTCAGAAAAAGATTCTTACTTTTCTAGTTCAGCAGAGAATTGTGCAATTTTCTGCTTGCACTGATTTGCAGATGTTGTTACATCCTCGCTTTGGAAAAGATCAGCAGCCTTCTCATAATAAATGATAGCCTGCTCCAAATTTTGCTCTTGTTCATATAATTCAGCAATTTCCTGGACACAGCAGAATCATTATGTATCTTTCAAATGCAATCAAGCTGCCAAAGATACACTCCAATTAACTGTGCATGACGCCTAGAATCATTTCAATGAAACCGGACAGCCACGTACTAA
Proteins encoded:
- the LOC104232649 gene encoding alpha-soluble NSF attachment protein-like, yielding MGDQIARGEEFEKKAEKKLSGWGLFGSKHDDAADLFDKAANCFKLAKSWDQAGAVYVKVANCHLRLDSKHEAAGAYANAAHCYKKTNTREAISCLEQAVHMFLDIGRLNMSARYYKEIAELYEQEQNLEQAIIYYEKAADLFQSEDVTTSANQCKQKIAQFSAELEKYQRAIEIFEEIARHSVNNNLLKYGVRGHLLNAGICQLCKGDVVAINNALERYQELDPTFSVTRECKLLVDLAAAIDEEDVAKFTGSVKEYDSMTKLDALRTTLLLRVKEALKAKELEEDDLT